One window of the Gemmatimonadota bacterium genome contains the following:
- a CDS encoding PIN domain-containing protein, which produces MIYLDTHVVVWLYAGQTEKLSENARSGINENDIYVSPIVSLELQYLLEIKRITPKPQTVISALSEAIGLNVCDKNFYQIVQCAQQYSWTRDPFDRIIVAQAGLNDNILVTKDQTILTHFEHAVW; this is translated from the coding sequence TTGATCTACCTTGATACCCATGTTGTGGTGTGGTTATACGCTGGTCAAACCGAAAAATTGAGCGAAAATGCCAGATCTGGCATTAATGAAAATGACATTTATGTCTCTCCGATCGTCAGTTTAGAATTGCAATATCTGCTCGAGATCAAACGCATTACTCCAAAACCTCAAACGGTTATTTCCGCCTTATCAGAGGCAATAGGACTTAACGTCTGTGATAAAAATTTCTATCAAATTGTCCAGTGTGCTCAACAGTATTCCTGGACACGCGATCCCTTTGACCGCATCATCGTGGCACAAGCGGGGTTGAATGACAATATACTCGTAACAAAAGATCAAACCATTTTAACACACTTTGAACATGCTGTGTGGTAG
- a CDS encoding class I SAM-dependent methyltransferase yields MHIEDLFTPAQRVLVDHLHSRDQEERRVGSTDPLRLKAASPEVAQYLCLTAVHQRARTLVEFGTSHGYSTLHLAAAAQHTGGRVFTLDQMPKKTAAARSNLRAAGLDHLVACHTSTGDVFIAALPDRVDFVFVDFGLHAFAPMFDMLESRLVPGAFIFVDGWSAVEQWYRDPDWAAFKRRLDEAPDYMTCILPLQKSHLIAIKLS; encoded by the coding sequence GTGCATATTGAAGATCTCTTTACGCCAGCCCAACGGGTGCTTGTTGATCACCTTCACAGCCGAGACCAGGAGGAACGTCGAGTTGGCTCTACCGATCCGCTGCGCCTCAAGGCTGCCAGCCCAGAGGTGGCACAGTATCTGTGTCTTACCGCGGTTCACCAACGGGCGAGAACGCTGGTCGAATTTGGCACGTCGCACGGCTATTCCACTTTGCATCTGGCCGCGGCAGCGCAGCACACGGGAGGCCGCGTTTTTACCCTGGATCAGATGCCCAAAAAAACTGCGGCGGCCCGAAGCAATTTGCGAGCCGCAGGGCTGGATCATCTGGTGGCGTGTCATACAAGTACCGGTGATGTTTTTATCGCTGCTCTTCCCGATCGCGTGGATTTCGTTTTTGTTGATTTTGGCCTGCACGCCTTTGCGCCTATGTTCGATATGCTGGAAAGCCGCCTGGTGCCAGGGGCTTTCATCTTTGTCGATGGCTGGTCTGCGGTGGAACAATGGTACAGGGATCCGGATTGGGCCGCTTTTAAGCGTCGCCTGGATGAGGCTCCCGATTATATGACCTGTATTTTGCCTCTGCAAAAGTCGCACCTCATTGCCATTAAGCTATCTTGA
- a CDS encoding type II toxin-antitoxin system Phd/YefM family antitoxin, producing the protein MKTITPTELRGNIYQILDEILNTGVPVKINKGDRKLIIAPIESIDKLQNLRKRKQVIKGDPEDLVHITWDKEVNLDLP; encoded by the coding sequence ATGAAAACAATTACGCCGACCGAATTGCGAGGAAATATCTACCAGATATTGGATGAGATCTTGAATACGGGTGTGCCCGTCAAAATCAATAAAGGAGATCGAAAACTCATTATTGCGCCGATCGAGAGTATAGACAAACTTCAGAACTTGCGAAAAAGGAAGCAGGTGATTAAAGGCGATCCTGAGGATCTGGTTCATATCACATGGGACAAGGAGGTGAATCTTGATCTACCTTGA